The sequence cCCTAGGTGACTGGTAAGATGTCCTATAtctactatctataacttaccCTAGGTGCTGGTAAGATGTCCTATAtctactatctataacttaccCCTAGGTGACTGGTAAGATGTCCTATAtctactatctataacttaccCTAGGTGCTGGTAAGATGTCCTATAtctactatctataacttaccCCTAGGTGACTGGTAAGATGTCCTATAtctactatctataacttaccCCTAGGTGACTGGTAAGATGTCCTATAtctactatctataacttaccCTACTGTAAGATTCCTATActactatctataacttaccCTAGGTGCTGGTAAGATGTCCTATAtctactatctataacttaccCCTAGGTGGCTGGTAAGATGTCCTATAtctactatctataacttaccCCTAGGTGGCTGGTAAGATGTCCTATAtctactatctataacttaccCCTAGGTGTCTGGTAAGATGTCCTATAtctactatctataacttaccCCTAGGTGGCTGGTAAGATGTCCTATAtctactatctataacttaccCCTAAGTGTCTGATAAGATATCCTATAtctactatctataacttaccCCTAGGTGGCTGGTAAGATGTCATATATCTACTATCTATAACTTTCCCTAGGTGGCTGGTAAGATGTCCTATAtctactatctataacttaccCCTGGGCTGGTATGATGTCCTATAtctactatctataacttaccCCTAAGTGTCTGATAAGATATCCTATAtctactatctataacttaccCCTAGGTGACTGGTAAGATGTCCTATAtctactatctataacttaccCCTAGGTGGCTGGTAAGATGTCCTATAtctactatctataacttaccCCTAGGTGACTGGTAAGATGTCCTATAtctactatctataacttaccCCTAGGTGGCTGGTAAGATGTCGATATCCTATAtctactatctataacttaccCCTAGGTGGCTGGTAAGATGTCCTATAtctactatctataacttaccCCTAGGTGACTGGTAAGATGTCCTATAtctactatctataacttaccCCTAGGTGGCTGGTAAGATGTCCTATAtctactatctataacttaccCCTAAGTGTCTGATAAGATATCCTATAtctactatctataacttaccCCTAGGTGACTGGTAAGATGTCCTATAtctactatctataacttaccCCTAGGTGGCTGGTAAGATGTCCTATAtctactatctataacttaccCCTGGGCTGGTATGATGTCCTATAtctactatctataacttaccCCTAAGTGTCTGATAAGATATCCTATAtctactatctataacttaccCCTAGGTGGCTGGTAAGATGTCCTATAtctactatctataacttaccCCTAGGTGACTGGTAAGATGTCCTATAtctactatctataacttaccCCTAGGTGGCTGGTAAGATGTCCTATAtctactatctataacttaccCCTAAGTGTCTGATAAGATATCCTATAtctactatctataacttaccCCTAGGTGACTGGTAAGATGTCCTATAtctactatctataacttaccCCTAGGTGGCTGGTAAGATGTCCTATATCTACTTTCTATAACTTACCCCTGGGCTGGTATGATGTCCTATAtctactatctataacttaccCCTAAGTGTCTGATAAGATATCCTATAtctactatctataacttaccCCTAGGTGGCTGGTAAGATGTCCTATAtctactatctataacttaccCCTAGGTGGCTGGTAAGATGTCCTATAtctactatctataacttaccCCTTGGTGACTGGTAAGATGTCCTATAtctactatctataacttaccCCTAGGTGACTGGTAAGATGTCCTATAtctactatctataacttaccCCTAGATGACTGGTAAGATGTCCTATAtctactatctataacttaccCCTAGGTGTCTGGTAAGATGTCCTATATCTACTATCTATAACTTTCCCTAGGTGGCTGGTAAGATGTCCTATAtctactatctataacttaccCCTTGGTGACTGGTAAGATGTCCTATAtctactatctataacttaccCCTAAGTGTCTGATAAGATATCCTATAtctactatctataacttaccCCTAGGTGGCTGGTAAGATGTCCTATAtctactatctataacttaccCCTAGGTGACTGGTAAGATGTCCTATAtctactatctataacttaccCCTAGGTGGCTAGAAGATGTCCTATAtctactatctataacttaccCCTAAGTGTCTGATAAGATATCCTATAtctactatctataacttaccCCTAGGTGACTGGTAAGATGTCCTATAtctactatctataacttaccCCTAGGTGGCTGGTAAGATGTCCTATAtctactatctataacttaccCCTAGGTGACTGGTAAGATGTCCTATAtctactatctataacttaccCCTAGGTGACTGGTAAGATGTCCTATAtctactatctataacttaccCCTAGATGACTGGTAAGATGTCCTATAtctactatctataacttaccCCTAGGTGGCTGGTAAGATGTCCTATATCTACTATCTATAACTTTCCCTAGGTGGCTGGTAAGATGTCCTATAtctactatctataacttaccCCTAGGTGGCTGGTAAGATGTCCTATAtctactatctataacttaccCCTAGGTGGCTGGTAAGATGTCCTATAtctactatctataacttaccCCTAGGTGGCTGGTAAGATGTCCTATAtctactatctataacttaccCCTAGGTGACTGGTAAGATGTCCTATAtctactatctataacttaccCCTAGGTGACTGGTAAGATGTCCTATAtctactatctataacttaccCCTAGGTGGCTGGTAAGTTTTCCCATCATTTCTAGAATATTGGTTCTCCAGTAAACGGTCTTTTTCATTATCCATTTggtaaactgtaaataaattaatttacatcCAATCTCAACACAAAAgacaagaagcaaaatataaaatatatcaaaacttaTATTAAGTGAAGCACATTccgtataaatattataaagtaaaatggTAAATACATGATGCAACATTAGCTTCTGATCTGTTCCAATATGATAATCAAGCAAAATGTTGCTAGCAAGTATATATATTGGTATAAATGGGAAAGCAACGATCATGGATTTGTCAGTCTAAAATATTACCAACAGATGCAATAAATGACAAATACCTCTTTTTCTCCATACTGAGAATAATTTAACACATCATAatataatcaaattttatttgttttcacacTAAATTCAAATTTCTAATTGGTAGTTACTTTTCCTTCATACCAccatgaataaaaaaaatcagagaatggcgcgaaaactcACTATGACGTCAAAATAGAGACGTCAACATTAACATTGCGTATTTAGTAAAATATTCCATTGGGAAATCAATAATCAtttatgtaactattttttaacttcatctagatctggttatgaaataaattttgtttgcaaacttatgtgagaatccgctaaggattcacacagtttgcaaaaaaaaaatttcttcataccctatgaagttaaaaattaGTGACATCAACGTTTAAATGATTCTGAAATGAGTTACCCCTCCCCTTCACACcaaaaagttttgaaatttcaaaattgctTTATGAGTATATAAGGCTCTTGTTTTTTAATCCATCAGTCTCtaattatatagaatatatgtATGAAGACATCAAGAGGAATAATAAGATTCAAAGTTCCAACAATGACAGAAATCTAAATGAATGACGTAAAAATTAGAAACTTCAATCTGTAGTTGGGGTAATGTtagattcttttttttttttttttttttttttactgttattttgttttccattttcAGTTAAAAGAATTTAAAGGAGTATTCACAAATAAAAGCAATAtaatacacaacacaacatcaggctaattgataacatataaaacatatcaaattaaGCAGCTGATCACATAGaaatcataaatgatatttgaaaGGCTCGTTTGTAATGTTCAAGACAAGAAAGGAGGCTACAGGAAGCAACATCAATCATATAAAGAGCTGTGTTAATGATAGAAGGAATGGTTTTGGTTGTGGTAATTAATAACAAGGTCCTTGAGTGATTTGGGTACCTTATTACAGGTTTATGCATTATTGTATAGCAGAATATTAAAACGTGTTAATAAATTCGCAATTTTAACAAGAAAGGATTGAGAAAATCTAATTTTTGaggttttaaatttaaattacgATCTAATCATGACTTTCAGAGTATCGATATGATTCAGCCATGTCTCCATAATTTGTGCATCAAATTTTTGCGGCTATAGCAATGTACCTTGAAATCGATAAATCACTGCATTTAAACTCAAAAAGCATTATAAACTTTTATCATTGATAGCTAATCTGGAATGAATATATGTTAAAAAGCacaataaatattataacatGGTTTACCATTGTCTTGCTCCTTTCGGCTGTAATTGTCTGTACAGGGACTGCGACCAACGTTAATTCCTTCGTGTTTTTGGTTCTGTGACTTTCCCTCTGGGTTAGCACCCTCTCTGAAATGTGCAAGTACATAATAGTCTACATTCCAATAATTTATCATTCAAATGATTTATCATATATTagcttgaatgaaagtcaagttCATTCCTTTATTCATGCATGCTACAAGATTACTAGACCAATATTGGCAATATGTATCTTTGAGGCTTTTAAAAGTTTATTAGAATTTCACCTAATTGCACTTGGTGACATTGGTATCACGGtaaaggtcattaatttgaacaaacttggtacgTAGCAGCTTCTGTCCTGGCATTctaataattaaatattctaGTCTACATGTATTTGAACCATATGGACTTGaataaaagtcaaggtcattaatttaaACAACTTGGAAACCCTTACTTCCAGCAGTCTATACAGGCCTAATACTAGAGTCTAGCTATAGTTCTCTAAATATTGGCAATAAACTGTACAGGTGTTACCTTAGATCATTCATCTAAAGcacacttggtagccctttaagTTTATCCCATTAAGCTATAGAATTAATATAAGGTTTGCAGGCCGCTATAAGTTATTGATTAAAGTGATAGTTTTTATATCACAGAAGGTTTGAAGTCTATattgaaggtcaagatcatctatttgaacaaactttgcaGCTTAAGAAATCCAATTCAATTGTTACCAAACAATATGCAAACAGCTAACAGAAAAGCACAAATGATAGTACTAATGCTTCTGCATCAGGCctccttattattattatttttttattattgttatagTTTTTTCATGCAGTTATTATAATCAAGGGACCTAGGCCGGACAGTTTGTTATGGTAAGACATGTCACAAAACAAGtcaaaagaacattaaaatgaaGCTCTAAGAGACAATGTTATCACCACTGAGTAAATAAAATGAATACAATACCTCATGACCCAGATAGGCTCCTCCTCCTCCTGGGCTTCCTTGTAAGGAGATTTCAGGGCTATGCCTTTGCTGTTTTGTATGGCTGATTTGATGTCATGGATGGCTAAATCGAGAGCCTCTCTCTTTGCCTTCAGATCCTCCATGATCGCTTCAGCATCTAGCTGCTTGTGCTTTGAATCTTCTTTTGGAGttgttaacatttcttgttcgATGTCAGACTTTTGTTTTTTCCTCAGCATGGCTGTTGGAGACTTGGGGACCTGATTTGAGGGTGGAATATAATCCTCGTTGTCGCTAGCCTGACTGCTAGATAGTCCATCCTCCACTAAAGGCATTCCTAGATTAGATTTATCTCCATCAGATGTCACACTTTCCACCTCCACACTATCACATTCTGTTGTTTCAGGTGAAAGAGAAAATGCCTGCTTGTCCTCACCATGAACGCTCTCAGCAGTATTCAGAGGAATCTCTGTCAGGGTATCCTCATTAACCTTTTGTGGGACATTTGGAGCTGCAAAATCCAGTTTATGGAGAGCTATAGACTTCTCTGGAGATCCTTCACGGGAAATATCAATTATAGAATTATTACTAAATCCATTCACTTCTAAGCTGTTTCTTTTCATGACTTCATCAGTACTCGAATAAGCTAGTCTCATTCCTACATATGAATCTCCATCTTGTATTCGGGCATATTTCACATAATCGTATTCGTTTTCCACATCAGGCCCAGAATGTCCTGTCGAGCCGTTGGAAAGATCCTCTATTGCAGATCTTATGCTACTTGCTGGATTTACCACTACATTCATTAAATCAGTGTTTTTAATCTTGTTATCACTAGAATGCACTGGACATGTGTTGGAATGTGGATGGAGGGCATTCCCCATAGGTTGTAAGTTAACTTTATTAATGGGCCGTTCAAGTTCTCGATCTGAGTTTGATCCCTCTCTATCACTGCCGCTTCCCCCAGATCCATCACCAACTCGGCACGCTAATCCTGGCGACTGTTTACGAATCTTTGGCTTAGCGCCTTGTGAAGAGTATGTTTGCGGATCTAAATCCTTATCGTAACTTTTGATCTCACCAACCACAGGGATATTGTTTCTGATTTCTAAGCTGTTGCGCTTTTTCACTCTTTCCCTTGGAAGAATTTCTTCTACTTCAACTTTATGCATACTTACGATGTCTTTTGATTCTAAATCTATTTCTTCCATCATATCATGACTGTCAATGATTGGCCTTGAATtcattacaatttcatttctttcaccaactttaaaattatttcctAGTTTGAGGTCGCCAGTCCGTTCTGTGAGTCCCATACTGAGCTTTTCCCTGTATTTTACATTTATCTCTGTAGGAAGATCAGAGAGATTTTGACCTCGAGTTATATTATCACTGTTAAAGTTATCACTATAATCAGGGGGGAAGGAATCATTACTGTCCTCACTTTCATGTCGAGACAGTATTTGTCCAGATCCTTCTCCATCATCCAGAAGATTCTGATACGATAGCGAGCTTATCTCGCTCGGGTGTCTAGAACTCTCTTCTTCAAATTGGACCTCCATACTTAGGTTGTCGACGGAGTTACTACCAGGAGACAGGGATCTGAATGGCTCTCCTCCACCACATGCCCCGTCCATATCAGGATCATAGCTATCCTGTGGATTCTTAGGTGCATTTATCCGTACTTCTTCTTCCTGGTCAGACATGCTGTTTTATTTGCCCACAAACTTCACCCTGAAATATagattaaaattatatataataagtgTGAATGGTAAAGTCTTtcacaatctgattgaaatacagatcctaatAATCACTCAGTTTGATAGAGGATCTGAGCAGTCACATTCTGGTGATCATTATATCATGATCACCTGTAAATGTATTTCAGATCTAATCCTAGTATATCTATAGAACAAGTCTAGCAGATGCAGTGATTTTTCAGGGCATTTTGggaaaaaagtttttgtaacaaattgggtATTTTTAATCGCGAAAAGAGCAGTTTTGGGAAAAAATTACCCATTACTGAACATGGTATTATAGgtgattagatattgtaaaacagtaaactgtttcattttatcaaaaggtgATGACCATCACAAGTTTCAGAGTGAGTAGTTTGTTTTTAGATTAAATAACAAGGGGAGGGATTTCAGcgtttgatttgtttttcagCGATTTGATAGGGGGGTttggcattgggaatggggtcgtATACCGAcccca is a genomic window of Argopecten irradians isolate NY chromosome 10, Ai_NY, whole genome shotgun sequence containing:
- the LOC138333049 gene encoding dentin sialophosphoprotein-like isoform X2 — translated: MSDQEEEVRINAPKNPQDSYDPDMDGACGGGEPFRSLSPGSNSVDNLSMEVQFEEESSRHPSEISSLSYQNLLDDGEGSGQILSRHESEDSNDSFPPDYSDNFNSDNITRGQNLSDLPTEINVKYREKLSMGLTERTGDLKLGNNFKVGERNEIVMNSRPIIDSHDMMEEIDLESKDIVSMHKVEVEEILPRERVKKRNSLEIRNNIPVVGEIKSYDKDLDPQTYSSQGAKPKIRKQSPGLACRVGDGSGGSGSDREGSNSDRELERPINKVNLQPMGNALHPHSNTCPVHSSDNKIKNTDLMNVVVNPASSIRSAIEDLSNGSTGHSGPDVENEYDYVKYARIQDGDSYVGMRLAYSSTDEVMKRNSLEVNGFSNNSIIDISREGSPEKSIALHKLDFAAPNVPQKVNEDTLTEIPLNTAESVHGEDKQAFSLSPETTECDSVEVESVTSDGDKSNLGMPLVEDGLSSSQASDNEDYIPPSNQVPKSPTAMLRKKQKSDIEQEMLTTPKEDSKHKQLDAEAIMEDLKAKREALDLAIHDIKSAIQNSKGIALKSPYKEAQEEEEPIWVMREGANPEGKSQNQKHEGINVGRSPCTDNYSRKEQDNVYQMDNEKDRLLENQYSRNDGKTYQPPRGYDSDEEEDGDVKYTRRILGKKYASLPKDDSFDQHPKHKLPSQNGANSDHSLTGNGRNSRSSSDSYKKAYRVSTGSLGSDSEDVGSETEAPSKSSYLKTKTAGDFDTDEETDILLQKQYQKDQYVDIPELSQPPVNRSAQAEKRRSRAKEVLIEGVLFRAKYLGSTQLISEGQPSKALRMMQAQEAVGRIKAPEGENQPSTAVDLFVSTEKIMVLNTDLQEIMMDHSLRTISYIADIGDILVIMARRRLLSSPGEEILHQKKQAKILCHVFESDEAQLIAQSIGQAFQVAYMEFLKANGIEDTGLMKEIDYQDVLNQQEIYGEELNLFSNKEKHKEVIVPKLKSEVLGIVIVESGWGSMVPTVVLANMAPTGPAARCGQLNIGDQIISINGISLVGLPLSACQNYIKSAKNQTVVKLTVVPCPPVVEVLIKRPDVKYQLGFSVQNGVICSLLRGGIAERGGVRVGHRIIEINNQSVVAVPHEKIVSLLANSVGEIHMRTMPTSIFRLLTGQETPHYL
- the LOC138333049 gene encoding uncharacterized protein isoform X3, translating into MSDQEEEVRINAPKNPQDSYDPDMDGACGGGEPFRSLSPGSNSVDNLSMEVQFEEESSRHPSEISSLSYQNLLDDGEGSGQILSRHESEDSNDSFPPDYSDNFNSDNITRGQNLSDLPTEINVKYREKLSMGLTERTGDLKLGNNFKVGERNEIVMNSRPIIDSHDMMEEIDLESKDIVSMHKVEVEEILPRERVKKRNSLEIRNNIPVVGEIKSYDKDLDPQTYSSQGAKPKIRKQSPGLACRVGDGSGGSGSDREGSNSDRELERPINKVNLQPMGNALHPHSNTCPVHSSDNKIKNTDLMNVVVNPASSIRSAIEDLSNGSTGHSGPDVENEYDYVKYARIQDGDSYVGMRLAYSSTDEVMKRNSLEVNGFSNNSIIDISREGSPEKSIALHKLDFAAPNVPQKVNEDTLTEIPLNTAESVHGEDKQAFSLSPETTECDSVEVESVTSDGDKSNLGMPLVEDGLSSSQASDNEDYIPPSNQVPKSPTAMLRKKQKSDIEQEMLTTPKEDSKHKQLDAEAIMEDLKAKREALDLAIHDIKSAIQNSKGIALKSPYKEAQEEEEPIWVMREGANPEGKSQNQKHEGINVGRSPCTDNYSRKEQDNVYQMDNEKDRLLENQYSRNDGKTYQPPRDFDTDEETDILLQKQYQKDQYVDIPELSQPPVNRSAQAEKRRSRAKEVSLRDPDHPEVLIEGVLFRAKYLGSTQLISEGQPSKALRMMQAQEAVGRIKAPEGENQPSTAVDLFVSTEKIMVLNTDLQEIMMDHSLRTISYIADIGDILVIMARRRLLSSPGEEILHQKKQAKILCHVFESDEAQLIAQSIGQAFQVAYMEFLKANGIEDTGLMKEIDYQDVLNQQEIYGEELNLFSNKEKHKEVIVPKLKSEVLGIVIVESGWGSMVPTVVLANMAPTGPAARCGQLNIGDQIISINGISLVGLPLSACQNYIKSAKNQTVVKLTVVPCPPVVEVLIKRPDVKYQLGFSVQNGVICSLLRGGIAERGGVRVGHRIIEINNQSVVAVPHEKIVSLLANSVGEIHMRTMPTSIFRLLTGQETPHYL
- the LOC138333049 gene encoding dentin sialophosphoprotein-like isoform X1, with translation MSDQEEEVRINAPKNPQDSYDPDMDGACGGGEPFRSLSPGSNSVDNLSMEVQFEEESSRHPSEISSLSYQNLLDDGEGSGQILSRHESEDSNDSFPPDYSDNFNSDNITRGQNLSDLPTEINVKYREKLSMGLTERTGDLKLGNNFKVGERNEIVMNSRPIIDSHDMMEEIDLESKDIVSMHKVEVEEILPRERVKKRNSLEIRNNIPVVGEIKSYDKDLDPQTYSSQGAKPKIRKQSPGLACRVGDGSGGSGSDREGSNSDRELERPINKVNLQPMGNALHPHSNTCPVHSSDNKIKNTDLMNVVVNPASSIRSAIEDLSNGSTGHSGPDVENEYDYVKYARIQDGDSYVGMRLAYSSTDEVMKRNSLEVNGFSNNSIIDISREGSPEKSIALHKLDFAAPNVPQKVNEDTLTEIPLNTAESVHGEDKQAFSLSPETTECDSVEVESVTSDGDKSNLGMPLVEDGLSSSQASDNEDYIPPSNQVPKSPTAMLRKKQKSDIEQEMLTTPKEDSKHKQLDAEAIMEDLKAKREALDLAIHDIKSAIQNSKGIALKSPYKEAQEEEEPIWVMREGANPEGKSQNQKHEGINVGRSPCTDNYSRKEQDNVYQMDNEKDRLLENQYSRNDGKTYQPPRGYDSDEEEDGDVKYTRRILGKKYASLPKDDSFDQHPKHKLPSQNGANSDHSLTGNGRNSRSSSDSYKKAYRVSTGSLGSDSEDVGSETEAPSKSSYLKTKTAGDFDTDEETDILLQKQYQKDQYVDIPELSQPPVNRSAQAEKRRSRAKEVSLRDPDHPEVLIEGVLFRAKYLGSTQLISEGQPSKALRMMQAQEAVGRIKAPEGENQPSTAVDLFVSTEKIMVLNTDLQEIMMDHSLRTISYIADIGDILVIMARRRLLSSPGEEILHQKKQAKILCHVFESDEAQLIAQSIGQAFQVAYMEFLKANGIEDTGLMKEIDYQDVLNQQEIYGEELNLFSNKEKHKEVIVPKLKSEVLGIVIVESGWGSMVPTVVLANMAPTGPAARCGQLNIGDQIISINGISLVGLPLSACQNYIKSAKNQTVVKLTVVPCPPVVEVLIKRPDVKYQLGFSVQNGVICSLLRGGIAERGGVRVGHRIIEINNQSVVAVPHEKIVSLLANSVGEIHMRTMPTSIFRLLTGQETPHYL